The sequence GCCGAAATCGCTGGGAATAGCAACGATAATGCCCAAGCGCCTTTGGCACCGGCAACTTCGGGCGCGCAAGCACCTGAAAAAGAACAGTCCGGTCAGTCAAGCGGGACCCAGACCCCGGACGATTCGGATGATGCGGGAATCCAAAGCTATACCTTTGGATTGCGTAAACTGTCCAATCCTGCACCAGCCGACCGTGATTTTGAAGGGCAAACCTATTTGATCACCATGGACAACCAGGGATTTGGCCTGGCTGTGGCAGACCTGATCAAAGAGAATAAAGGACATGTAATCTGTGTGGGCAACAGTGAACAAGATGATTACACTGTTGATTTAAACTCGCTTGAAAGCGCTGAAGGCGTTATCTCCCGGATCAAGGCGGACCATGAGGGTATTTCAGGGATCTTTTTCCTTCACCCCCTGGATTTTGCCGTGGATCCAGGTGAAAACCTGGCGGCAGAAAGCGCATCCGTTAAATTTTTATTCCTGTTGTGCAAGGCATTTGGCAGCGGACTGGATGAATCGCACGGCCGTCTGGCTGCCTTATCGGTTCAGTCTGCCCTGGCCCGGTTCAAAGAACCGGCACCGGATAAGATTTTCCCTGTTTTCAGCGGTATTTCAGGTTTGTTGAAAACCGTATCCAAGGAGTACCCGCAAACAGGGGTAAAACTTGTGGAGTTCATGGATAAAAATGATCTTGCCGATATGACCAACGCCGCCTCCCTGTTTATGAACGAAGTGTTCAACATCAGCACTCGCCTTGAGGTGGGCATTGAAAAGGGGTCAAGATTCGGTATCCGGGCAAAGACCGGCAGTCCTGCGACATCACAACCCCAAGACCAGGATACATCCGTCATTAAAGATACAGACACCCTGCTGGTCACAGGCGGTGCTGCGGGCATCACCTATGAACTGCTCAAGGCGGTTATTCGTCCGGACATGAACCTGGTTATCTTAGGACGCAGCCGGGTTGAAGATGAATTGGAGATTCCTGTGGCCGATGCCATGGATGACACACAAATCATGGCCGCACTCAAGTCCATACATCCGAAAGCCAAACCCGTGGAGCTGAAAAACAAAACAGCCGGATTGCGACGGATTCTTACGGCCCGGGAAAATCTGGCCCAATTGCGTGCCGGAGTAAAGACAGTGAATTACCATGCCGTGGATGTCACTGATTCCGATGCGGTTCTAAAGGCCATAAGCCAATACGACCGTATTGATGGGGTGATTCATGCCGCAGGTGTGGACCGGAGCATTATGATTGAGAAAAAATCCCTGGATGATTTCAGTCTGGTTTTTGACACCAAGGTCAAAGGGATCGCCAATGTACTGGCAGCCATTGAAAACAAAAACTGCCGGTATATCATTGGTTTTTCATCCATCACGGCCAGATTCGGCAATGAGGCCCAGTCAGACTACACCGCAGGGAACGACATGATGGGCGCCATGATACAGGCAAGCGCACTGAAAACACCGGATTTGACCTACAAAGTTTTTGACTGGACCGCCTGGGCTGAGATCGGGATGGCTGCCCAAGGCACCATTGAAGCCGTGCTAAAGGAAAAAGGCATTGCCTTTCTTCCGGTGGCCCAAGGGGTCCGCTTTTTCCAGGAAGAACTGAATAATCCGGTCAGCAATGAAGTCTTGATTGGTGCCCCCCCTGAAAAGAATCCAGCCGCATTTGACCCGGATGGCCTGCTTGCCATAGGTCCGTTTCTGGATACCGTAGAAAAGGAGGCCGGCCGGGATGGGCTGAAATTCAAACGTCTTCTGGAAGCAGACAGGGATCTGTTTCTTTTCGACCATGCCAGAAAAGGTGTACCTATCTTTTTAGGGGCAACCGGTCTGGAAACTATGGCTGAAGCGGCTCTGGAATACAGCGGTGCCCAAGGACGCGTCCTTGAGGTTAGTGACTTTAAGATCCCTTATGGCATCAAATTGTTAAAAAACCGTCCCAAACATATTGAAATTTATGCTGAAAAAAATGCGGACGGATTAATAGAAACTGAGATCCACTCTGTATTCACCCCCCCGGGAGGCAAAGCCCCTGTCCAGGATACCCTGCATTACCAGGGCAAATTTAAAATTGGGACGGATTCGCCTGTCCTGGGTGAGATCTCTGTCCCGGCGCTGTCCGAATTTAAGGTCGATGCCCAGTGGCAGGAACAGATCTACCAGCCGGACCGCCTGTTCATGGACGGGCTGTTCCGTTCCGTAGAAAAGTTGGCCTCCCTGGACGAGGATAGCCTGGTCACAGTGGTTCAATGGCGGCCCGGACGTGAATTTTTTAAAGGCCAAACCTATCCTGAATTTGCCACTCCCGTGGTGATCATGGATGCCATGTTCCAAACCGGCGGTATACTGGAATTTTTCACCAGTGCCGATGTGATGCTGCCTTATACTATTCGTAAGGTATTATTTTCAGGGACTGTTCTGCCGGATACACCTTATTTCTGCGTGACCCGGCGTTTGGCCCAGGCTGGTGACACCAAAACCTACCATATGCAGCTGGTAGAGCCTTCGGGCCGTGTGATTATCGACATCCAGGACTTTGAGATGGTCCGGGTGGATCGCCTGGCCGAAGAGGACCGTCTTGCTTTGTCCAAGTTAAAGCTGGAAACGGCCTAATCGCCGGATAAATGCAACCTATGACCCTGCTGTTCCGGGAACAAGGCATTCATTTTTGCCTTGTTCACATCCCGGCAATGCTCAAGGCGTTATTACCCAAAATCGTCGGGCCTGGTTACCAAACCAGGCCCGGCTGCCAATTTCGTTCGGATCAGTTTACACGGCCTGTGCTTTCCCCGGCTGAACTGAATAGGCTGAATCAATTGTTTGCCCTGAAAAAGCAAGTGGAACGCCTGGCCGGACGATGGGCCGTAAAAAACCTTGTCATGCAGGAGACAGGCCTGTCCCCGGATGCCATTGAGATTCATAATGACGCATCCGGGGCGCCATGCCTGGCACCATCCTTTCATTATGCCATATCCATTACACATTCCGGGGATTACGCCTTGGCCGCTCTGTGCGGAAACGCCGATGCCATCGGCGTTGATATGGAGGCCGTAAGCCCTGTGGATATCCCGGCCCTTTTACACGCCGGATTTTCCAACAAAGAACAACGCGCATACGCCGGGGCAGACCTTGAAACCATCCTGAAAATATGGACCATCAAAGAAGCCTTGCTCAAATACCGGCGAACCGGTTTAAAAACCTCTGCAAAGAAAATCGAATGGTTGAATGAAATATTGTATGAAAATCATGATCCCACTGATGACGTTCACGTAAAATCATACCAGCGGGATAAAATTATTTTTTCGGTGGTCTTTCCATTTTAGAGCCTGTTTAAAGGCGACCTGTATGGGATAATTCTTCCAGACCCTCTATATCTAAAATCAAAATTTTTTTCCCTTCCGTTTTGATAAATCCACCCAGGTCCATTTTTTTTAATACGCGGGAAATGGTCTCAGGGGTTGTGCCGATGAGGCTTGCCAGTTGAACCTTGGAAACAGGCAGCGACACGCCGGCCGGCGGCAGGCTTTTTGGGGGCAATGCGATTTTTTGTGACTGCTCCGCCTCTTCTTGGATCAGGGTCAGAATATAAGCGGCCAGTCTGGCAGGCACTTCCTTCAGACTTAAATTTTCAATCTGAACCGTAAATTCCCTCAAGCGCCTGGACAGGTCTGCCAGCATGTTCATGGCAAGAGCGGGAGATTTTTCAATCTGCCGGACAAATGCCTGCCTGGGCAGAAAAAGAATGGTTGAGGGCTCCAGGGCCATGGCAGAGGCCGGAAAACTTGTTCCCTGGAATACCGGCACTTCACCAAATATATGGCCGGGGCCGTATATATGCAGGATCTGCTCCTTGCCTTCAAACGACATTTTGAATACTTTAATTTTGCCTGCCGCCACAATATAAAACCCTTCGCCCCTGTCACCTTCCTGGAAGATCAACTCGCCTTTGGTGACGGTCAATTCAATGGCCAAATCGGATAGGGTCCTACACTGGTCTTCTGTAAGCCCTGAAAAAATGGGAATGATATGCAGATACTTTTCGATTTTTGGTCTCCGACAAATATTTTTCAGCAATGGTTTGATTGAGGTTTTCTATAGTAACTTCAAGTCAAAATGTAAACCCAATTTAAACTTTAACAATGAGTTGACCATGTTTCCAAACCTTGTCAAAATATCGTTTGTTTTTTTGTATAAAATGACTGCTTGATAAAGCGAATAGTTGATGAACCTAAAATACGTCAGGAAAAAATGTTGAAATCCATAGACAGAATCGCCATTTTCGGGGCCGGAGCCATGGGCGCGGCATATGCCGGTTTATTTACAGACAATTCAGATATCCGTGTTTGCTTTGCAGCTCGGGGGGATCGCTTTGCCCGGCTTGATGGTGCCACCATCAACGTTAACGGCAGGGATTACACGATTCCAGTGGTGCATCCCGACCGGGTGGACCGTCCCTTTGATCTGGTGCTGGTCGCCCTGAAACACCACCATTTGACAGAGCCGGTACTCAAAGATATCAATGCACTGACAGGGCCCGACACTCTGATTCTTTCCGTAATGAACGGGCTTGAAAGTGAAAAATTGCTCGGTCATGTTTGCGGCCACGAAAAGATTGTTCCTGCCATTGCCGCCGGTATTGATGCAATGCATGAAAATAACTGTTTTACGTTTGCCAATCCCGGGAGGATTATATTCGGGAATGATCCGGCGTTTCCCAATGCAGCTGACACCGATCGCCTGGAACGGATAAAAATGGTCCTGGATCAGGGTGGCATTCCCAACGAAATTTCACCGGATATCATTGGGACCATGTGGTGGAAATTCATGGTTAACGTTGGCGTAAACCAGGCATCCGCCGTGCTTGGTGCGCCCTACGGTATTTTCCAAAACGTGCCTGAGGCACGGGCACTGATGGTCGCACTAATGCAGGAGGTCGTGGCCTTGGCCCGGCACAGGGGGATCAATCTTCAGTCGTCCGATATTGCTAAGTGTGTGGATATGCTCAATACCTTATCCCCGGACGGAAAAACATCCATGCTCCAGGATATGGAAGCCAAAAGAAAAACAGAAGTGGAAATTTTTGCAGGTGCTGTTGAGGCTATGGGCAAAGAGGACGCAATCCCCACACCTGTGAACAGCACTTTTTTTAATTTGATCCGGGTTATGGAGTCCAATTAACATAAATAGATCCCGGCAATTTTAGAATTGCTGTTTATATATCTAAGGCGTTTGTATTTTGGAAAAAACATGTTAATATCCGATCCGAAATTGGATTCAGGTACCGGGAATCAGGACCGCAAAAATCAACTGTTCCAGTTGCCCGGCAGCACAAAAAATTAAATTCAGGATATATCAAATGAAATATAGTAATGAAACGGCCCGGCTACGCCAGGGAACCTTTATTTGTTTTTGCAATCAGTTATGTTCTAAAGTATTAAGATCCATTCTGGTCTGGGGGGTTCTTTTTTCTTTGACCATGATCCCTTCCGGTGCCATGGCTCAAGACGATGCGGATCTTTCAGACGGTCTGTATGCAAAAATGAATACAGACAAAGGGATCATTCTTCTAAAGCTCTATTACAAACAGACCCCGTTGACTGTGACCAATTTTGCCGGGCTTGCTCTGGGCAAAATGGATACTGATGTTAAAAAAGGCGAAAAATTTTACGATGGAGTGACATTCCATCGGGTGATCCCTGATTTTATGATCCAGGGCGGAGATCCTGAAGGCACGGGACGGGGCGGTCCAGGATACCGGTTTCAGGACGAATTTAGCCCAGAATTAAAACATGACGCTCCCGGAATTTTGTCCATGGCCAATGCCGGACCCGGCACCAATGGCAGCCAGTTTTTCATTACCCACAAAGCCACGCCCTGGCTGGACGGCAAACACACGGTGTTCGGCAAGGTGATCAAGGGTATGGGGGTGGTCAATGCCATTGAAAAAGGGGATAAAATAAAAACTGTTGAGATTTTGGCCATCGGCGATGAGGCAAAAGCCTTCAGAACAGACCAGGCTGGATTTGATGCCATTATTGAAAACAAAAAAGCCAATATCACAAACAGGAGAGCCATAGATCTGGAAGCGTTTAAAAAACAGATGCATGAAAAATATTCCGATGCCGTGGAAACCGAATCCGGCTTGATGTATGTACCGGTGCAGGAAGGCACCGGCCCTGCCGTTACCTCCGGGGCCACAGTGCAGGTGCATTATACCGGGCTGTTCACCAACGGCAAAAAGTTTGATTCCTCCAGGGACAGGGGCAAACCCATTGAATTCGTCCTTGGCAAGGGGCAGGTGATCAAAGGCTGGGATATCGGGATTGAAGGCATGAAAAAAGGCGAGGCCCGTCAACTGTTGATTCCTTATTCCCTTGCATATGGGGAGCGAGGATATCCTGGTGCGATCCCGCCCAAGTCCACACTCATCTTTGACGTAGAGTTAGTAGATTTCCAATAACAAGTAGTATTTAAACAAAATTTTGTGTTTGGAAGAAAATTTGCCCAGATGCAAGGCGCAAGCAAAGCTGAAACCGGAGCGTACTAAAGTACGTGAGGCCCGATTGTATAATTTGGCAGCTTTGTGCAGCAACGCCGCAGGTGGGTGATTTTTCTTCCAAACACTAATTATTGGAGTACCGGCATGTTTTGCATTTGTCCCAAGATGCGCGTTTGGCGCTGCAGAACATGGGGGCCGGGGGTAACCGCAGACCATTTGTGGGGGCTTGGCAGTATGGCGGCCAGAAGTGCTGCCTGTTGCGCCGTTAATGCTTTGGCATCGCACGAGAAATAAGCCCGGGCTGCAGCCTGGGCGCCCACATTGGCCCTTCCCCAGTCCACGGTATTCAGATACATTTCCATAATCCTTTTTTTGTCCCAGACCAGTTCAATCATGACCGTGTACCAGGCTTCGGCAATTTTTCTGACGAATGTGCGGCTTGAGGGTAGAAAAAGGGAGCGGGCCGTCTGCATGGTGATGGTGGATGCCCCCCGGAAGCCTTTGCGGGTAATGATGTCTGCCAGGGCAAGTTTTATTTCCCTGAAATCAAACCCATGGTGGCGCATGAAGCGCTGGTCTTCGGAGGCCAGCACTGCCTGCTGCAAATACACGGATATCTGCTCTAAATCCTTCCATTTATAAGACCTGGGTTTGAACGGCATGTTTTGATGGGCTGCAATGGCTTTTTCATAGACCATATTCACCGTGAAGGGTGGATTGAAAAATTTGAAAGCAACGACCTGTAGAATGGTGACTGCGGCCACGGCAATAACCAGTCGGGCAATGACTTTTTTTATCCGGGTCATTAATTTTTTTTTCATTCTTTTGTTGGGTTGCGTCCCGGTATTTCGTTTTCTAATTTTTAAGAATCTTGCCAAACCACCAATCTAAGGTTATCTTTTCTGATGTACAAATAAAAACTGCTCGTGCAACTTTGATTTTAAAGCCAAACCGACATATGGAGGTTTTTATGGTAGCGATTCGCAATATCTCCCAAAATCAGTGTGAAGAATATATCAATATGAATATTAATTTGCCAGACCTGGATTTTGTTGCGGCCAAACAGGCGGCCAAAGAAAAGGCACTTGAGCTTTGTTCCCATCCCAT comes from uncultured Desulfobacter sp. and encodes:
- a CDS encoding FKBP-type peptidyl-prolyl cis-trans isomerase, giving the protein MYVPVQEGTGPAVTSGATVQVHYTGLFTNGKKFDSSRDRGKPIEFVLGKGQVIKGWDIGIEGMKKGEARQLLIPYSLAYGERGYPGAIPPKSTLIFDVELVDFQ
- a CDS encoding 4'-phosphopantetheinyl transferase superfamily protein is translated as MQPMTLLFREQGIHFCLVHIPAMLKALLPKIVGPGYQTRPGCQFRSDQFTRPVLSPAELNRLNQLFALKKQVERLAGRWAVKNLVMQETGLSPDAIEIHNDASGAPCLAPSFHYAISITHSGDYALAALCGNADAIGVDMEAVSPVDIPALLHAGFSNKEQRAYAGADLETILKIWTIKEALLKYRRTGLKTSAKKIEWLNEILYENHDPTDDVHVKSYQRDKIIFSVVFPF
- a CDS encoding Crp/Fnr family transcriptional regulator, which translates into the protein MAIELTVTKGELIFQEGDRGEGFYIVAAGKIKVFKMSFEGKEQILHIYGPGHIFGEVPVFQGTSFPASAMALEPSTILFLPRQAFVRQIEKSPALAMNMLADLSRRLREFTVQIENLSLKEVPARLAAYILTLIQEEAEQSQKIALPPKSLPPAGVSLPVSKVQLASLIGTTPETISRVLKKMDLGGFIKTEGKKILILDIEGLEELSHTGRL
- a CDS encoding 2-dehydropantoate 2-reductase — encoded protein: MKSIDRIAIFGAGAMGAAYAGLFTDNSDIRVCFAARGDRFARLDGATINVNGRDYTIPVVHPDRVDRPFDLVLVALKHHHLTEPVLKDINALTGPDTLILSVMNGLESEKLLGHVCGHEKIVPAIAAGIDAMHENNCFTFANPGRIIFGNDPAFPNAADTDRLERIKMVLDQGGIPNEISPDIIGTMWWKFMVNVGVNQASAVLGAPYGIFQNVPEARALMVALMQEVVALARHRGINLQSSDIAKCVDMLNTLSPDGKTSMLQDMEAKRKTEVEIFAGAVEAMGKEDAIPTPVNSTFFNLIRVMESN
- the mtgA gene encoding monofunctional biosynthetic peptidoglycan transglycosylase; protein product: MKKKLMTRIKKVIARLVIAVAAVTILQVVAFKFFNPPFTVNMVYEKAIAAHQNMPFKPRSYKWKDLEQISVYLQQAVLASEDQRFMRHHGFDFREIKLALADIITRKGFRGASTITMQTARSLFLPSSRTFVRKIAEAWYTVMIELVWDKKRIMEMYLNTVDWGRANVGAQAAARAYFSCDAKALTAQQAALLAAILPSPHKWSAVTPGPHVLQRQTRILGQMQNMPVLQ